ATTATTTGTATGGAACTTGCTTGACTGAGTTGTTGAATGGTAATCCTTGTTGCTCAACTACCtcttttacttcttttttttgaaGACTCTTGCCAATCACTGACGGAAGTTCAAGAAATACGAAGGTAGTGTTGGGTTTCACGAGCCTCGGCATGGCTAATAAGTAGAGCAAGAATTGTCTTGTATTGAGGTAATGCATGAAGAATGTACGACTTTACACTACACTTTGGCGGAGAAATGTGGTGTGTAAAATTACAATAGGGTCGTGTAAGATGAAATTTTTAAGTACATAATACTACTCTCTTGCATAAGGTGGCAGTCCTACTCCAGGGTTTAATTACACCTCACTTTACACTAAGCGAAGAGAATGTTCGAGGGTTGATTGAGAGTATATACGAGTGCTTAGTTGCGTGTGAATGAGTCAACTTTGGACAACGATATTTTCTTCGCTTTGAAGGTCCTTCACAGGCTATAAGCCGATTTGAGTGAGAATCTTAGAAGAAGTTATGGAGTAGCTAGGTAAGAAATGGGTAAGGGGGGCCTTTGGTTCCCAATTTCCCAAACTGGTATGGGGTTGAAATCATGAATGATATCAAGGCGGTATTGGTTTCGAACTTGATTCTTAATACCCTGTGTTTGCTTCGAATTAGGGATgagtttttctttttgtttgataCCTAGAGTAAAGGTATGAGACTATGAGCTATACCCACCCGGCCACCCCACCAAGGTTTCTAAGCCTGCCCCATACCTTTGGGGTTTGAGGTATGGGTTTAAACCAAACACATAGTATGGGTTTAGATTATTCTAAACTCATACCTCATACCTAGAAACCGCGAACCAAACACCCCTTTAACATAGCAtatggtttaacaattttacaagaatttgtaGTACTTATTTGGTTACGACAACTTTTATGTAACACCGCCTTACCAGAAAGACCactttaattgcttaactaattggttatattgcttaactaattggttacattgcttaactaattagttctagtgtTAGCTAATTACTtctattgtttaactaattggttatagtGCTTAACTAGTTGGTTCtactgcttaactaattagctTCATTCCGTAACATATATGACATCAAGTTGGATTTTTGTGCAAGGCCGCCTTATATAAAAAATTGTAATTTGATTATCCCAAAAACACAAAAGTGATCGGGCCCTAAAAAAGTAAAAAGGAGTATTTTGAAACAGGGGATTTTCTGAAAATTCAACtgttttgataaaaaaaaatatgcataAATCTTTCTTCAAAGTACACACTTTGAAAGAACAGCTCCATTTCTTTTGATCAATTCATGCATATGTGGACATGTAACTTTTGCTAAATAGCTTCAATTTGTAATAAAAAGTAGTGACACGACACTAATTCTTAAATTGaacttgattttaatttattttgatgtgtttattagaattattataaaaaaaagtattaaACTGGTGTTGTTAATACAttgttgtgcttgaataatgtgatttaaGTATCAATTCTCTTTTAAAAACATACTCCGGTCATTATGTAAACCATAAATGTTACTATGTATGCAAAAAGGGTGCTAGGGTAAACGGTTGGCTTTGGGTGCACAATAATATTATTACGGATCAAGTCCAAGCAAGAATAATACGTGACACAACTGGTAACAAATCTTCGTCATATGGCATAACATTATCGAAAGTCATCGCAGCTGCAACAATTACCTAAGAGTGAACAGGCTACAATAATACAATCCTAACACACAATTCTAACACactgtaaataaaataaaccaACTGATAACAAAGAAAGCTGATCCCTCAAGAAACCAAACAAAAATCAGCTTCAACCTCCAACTCCCACTTACTCCACAACAGCATTAGATGTTATACTAATACTGCCATCATCTTCTTCATGCTTGGTCGGTTCATCAGCTCTCTCGTTATCATCAAGGCCAAGTACATCATCCAGCATATCGTCCTCACCAACATTTATATCTTCAacctcctcttcttcatcttcattgTTGGCACCAGGGATTTTTCGTGCCTTAGGCCCATGTTCTAGCCTATGTGTTTCCAACTCTTTGTCCATGGTTTCCTGCAAGTTTGCATCATTGTTtggatttcttgattttcttgcaGTCAACCACCTATCCAGATCTTTTTCCACATTAGCAATATACTGTTCATTGATTTCTTTCTGATAGGCAGAAAGCTCCACCCTCCTGGCAGTCTTCCATTCCAAAAATGCCTGCAGTTCAATTATGTAATCATATTATAGCGTTGATAGAATTGGAAATGGCATGTACAACCATTGTTTATCTGACAAACATAAACCATTCCTGGGGAAAACAATCAGCAGAAATGGCACCAAATTTCAGTTACCACTTCTCTATTATTAATTTGATTTCcacaattttaaaaataaaggaaTTTCAGCTTTCTCGCTGAATAGTGAATACAACACTATTGTTTAGACAATCACCTGCTCTTTCTTTTGTCCACTTAGTTCGGCATCCTCTTCCGTTGGTGGCTTAGCAAACATGTAATAAATTTGTGGCTCGGTTTTTGTCCTGATTCAccagaaagaaagagaaaaaagggGAAATAATAAAGTAATCAGCCATTATAACTGGAAATTTAACCAAAACGGATCCCTAATATCACATGCCAAACCAGGTAAAATACAAGTCATCCTGTTGCTTGAACGGCATGCACATGAATTGAAACTTATCTTTGGCTCAATAAAATTGCCAATATGGATACTTTTTGGACCTAAAGTAAAATTAACCTGCAGCAGAGTACAAAATTGTTCAACAGTTAGAAATATGAATAAACACCATGCTTCAAATCATCATTGAAGCTAATATAAAAGGTACCTTAAAAAATTCGTAAGCTTCTTATGGTGCTCGCTCCATTGAAGAAACAGCAGTTCCAGCTTCTTCTCTTCAGACTTGGCAGCTACACGAGCTCTAAGTACCTGACAAAAGAAACATTGTTAGATAAACAAGAGGCTGTTGGAGCCAAATCACAATCAGCCACAGTAGAAAGCATCATATTCTCCGCCAAGAAGGATACACTGATAGCCTACCAAATCGCGCTTCCTGTTTTCAGCAATTCGCTCGCGCTCTTGTTGTCGCAGCTTATCACTTTCTTCACGTGCTTTTTCCTCAGCCTAGTAAAATCAAATTCATCTGTTAGTGAGAGCCTAGTCATGAAAGTTTAGTGTGTTTAAGCAGTTTGGGACCTCATCAACAAAGTTGACTGTTAAGTGTTAAATGATATACAAGGAATATGCAAACCATGAAAATATCAACAACCAAACTTGAGTGGTTCAGTGTTAAGATAGTTTTTCAGCTTATCTCTTTGCCCTAAATAAAACTTTAAAAAAAGGTGACCAGTACTTCAACTCTTCAAGTATTCATTACAGATAGAATTGCTGCCAGTTAGTAATTAAATTGATCAGAATGGAACTATCTAGAATTCCATGTCCACTAACAGTAGCAAGCCTGTTTATCCACATTACAGCGAAGAAAACTTGGGCAGGATGTACTCACCCTTTGCAGGGAGTTTGATCTTCGCATATATGCATCTGTCCCTGATAGTTGCATGTCTTCCTTCTTAAATTTCTGAAATAAACATAAAATGGAGGgggggaaaattcaaactctAATTGCAAAGACGATTGAGGACAAtgataagaaaaaaataaaatgaaaccaCCAAATAAACATAAGCATCTGATACTAAACAGAATGGGACCTTGACCAATATATTTGAAACATATACAGCAAGAACAATGGGTGCTAAATCAATCAATTTATGCAAAATtagataaaaattaaattagagCTAGCACACCTTGAAAGAAGCTATGTCATGATATTCACGAGTAAGGAATTATTCAAGTAGATATTACACAATATACCAAGATTTAGAGCTTCAATTATAGAACCAGTACCTACCATGTCAAAGAAACTGATAAGACAACTTCTAAATGATCCATGGAAAATGGCACTTAGATCGTTCTCTCTAAAAGAAAATTGATACCATAGGTGTACAGATGTGCAGCTCACAACGAGATTTCCGTTTACCCATTATATTAAGGTCCTTGATTAGAAGTTTAGAACCACCAAAGCCAAACCACATCATAAAAtggataaaataaaaaatggagTAAAAGAAAATAAGTCATTGAATTGTCAGTGATCCAAACATATCATGAAATAACTGAAACTTGTTAATTTTAGATCAAGGGCCAAACAGAACTTTTTTCTATACTGTACAGATGAGAGTAAGTAGAGATGACCTCCCTGCCCCAAAACCCCAACCAAAGTAGGAAACTATATCAGGTGCTGTAGTAATGTTGATGTTAACATTGATGCATAAAATACTACCTGTATTACCTTTCTCTAATTATGGATGCTTCCTGGACAGGGTAAGGGAAGGTAAAAATAATCTAACATTATAACAAAAAAGAGTAAATGCAACCATATATTTCCTGAGAGACTTCCAATATGTTCTCTAAAGACGTGATAGTGAAGTATTAAACAAATGACCCTTGATGCATACATTCCTTGTATAGGAAAGACAACTCTATTAGTAACTGATACGAAGTATAAGATTTGAGCATTTATGGTATACTAGCTATACAAGATTACAAGGAAATCGGTAATttagtaagtttgaaattacATAATCATCAACTGTAGCAAACACAACTTTCGGTCAGGCGGGATGCAGCCTCACCTCCCACCCCTGAATCCCATGCAGAAAGGGAAGAATAGTACAAGGAATCAACCATTAATGAATTGATGCTGCTTAAGGCATCAAGAAACCCCACCATCCCTTGTTTTGGATTATATGTTTCAAAGTCTGTAAACAATAACACTTAAAACATAACTGAGTTGCATCTCTGTGAACAGAAGAAAACTTCTGGGCTTGGGTAAACGTACACACATCAAGTCTTGGAGTTTCAAAAAGTTTGTGGGCAAGAAGCAAAGACCCACAGAATGGAATCTTTTTTCCATTCAAATATCTCCCGAAAAAGAGGCAAAAGAGTGGGGAAAGTGTAAAGGTGCAAAGGATAACTTCTTATGTTGATAAGCTTTATCAAATTGATCAGTGCGGTCATAATTGTAGATGGAAGGGCACATCTTTACACGAATTTAACTAAATTTTGACTTTGCTAAAAGCAATATACTCCGTGCTCAATTCCCATCTAATAGACAACAATAGCTTCCCTGCTGTCTACATGGCATTGTCATTTTTAACTTATAAGGTCTTCTGTAAGTGCAACTGTTCGAAACAGCTTCTGATGCTTACACAGAATAAGgacatacttcgtataattttGGATATGCTGATTGAGGCTACTCATAATTCAAAATTCGTGGAACCTCCTTCACTTGATAACATTTAAGAGAAAAGAGAAGACCGTTAAATATAGACCATACCTCCAGCGTCCCCAAAAGTCGACCCAACATCCTCCTATTCCTATTAACCAATCTTGGATCCTCGTCCTTAGGCAAAACTCGTGGAACCTCCTTCACTTGATGATCAATTCCCTAACATACAATTCCAAGAAACCATATCACAGCATATTCAACAAAATAAAACCAAATTAAGACAGCATGAAATCACATTCCCATATCACTAACATTTTCTGCTTGTATACCACCAGTTTTCATAGAAAATACAGGATTCGCCTGTAAAACTGAAGACCTCTGATCATTCCTGCTCAACGGAGCAGAAACACCAGCAGCAGGACCCTCACTTTGCCCTTCACTGACTGGGGTTTCTCCTTTAGACGCCTCCCCATCATCATCCACCTATATCAAACTTCACCGAGTAAACATCTCTCAAAAATGCAAATCAAGCATAAATTTCAGATTCCAATTAAACCCTCAATTTATGTCATGGACTACAAAATTAGGGCACAATCAATCAAATGACTCAACAAAGAAAATCAAACCTTGACAACTGCGGAACTCAATCGACGCTTTGCAGGAGGCTCGTCCTTCAAATTCGACCTATCAACCTAATTTCAAACAATTAGTTCAGAAAATCTGTAGATTTGTAAAGTCTGTGAGACATAAAAAAAGAGATAGATGGAGTAATACAGGAACAAAACCACGTTTAAGTGAAGGATTAGGGCCGAAATTCCTGGGAGCGTTGCCTGTAAATCCTCCCCGACGAAGTCCTCTTGGATCCTTAATACGCTCTGAAATCTGCAGTAGCCGGAATTCATAGCCAATTTTTTAAgaaattgaagaagaagaagatatgAAAttgagaggaagagagagaaacctCGCGATGTTGGCGTTGCAGAGCTTCGAGCTCTTTGCGGAGCTCCTCTTCGGTTTTCTCCACGGTGACGTCCGCCATTGTTGAGAGTTTAAGGTTTGGTGCTGCTTCACCGTTTTATTCACTCTTCAACGTTTTAAGCTAATCTGTTCTGGGTTTTCTAAAACCCTCCGCTAATTGTAGTTTGGAGTTGGGAAACGCTAAGTGATAAAACCTTGACAACAAGGGGCCTTAAATCAATTGTAATTTATTTAGACTTCGTTTGGTTGAAGGGAttgacaaatttcaaaacaatccCCTTGATTGGCATATTAAGTGGCATTTTTGTAAATAtaatgaaaaaatatacaatCTAAAGATTGCGATGTacaatatatttgatattttaagaaaaataaagataaaagaaaataattctAATATAAAATGAGATTGTATATGTAAATATGTAGATTgtatattttgataatttatttacGAAAATACCACTTGATATGATTACCTTGCCAATCAAGGGGATTGACCGGGCAGAGCTCGAAGGGATTTGGGAGGAAAATGAAGGAAAGGAAATGACTTTGTTATGTTCTTAGGGTCGTTTGGTTGGGGTAATAATCAAAGAGAATGGGACTCGAAAGATATtattccctttgttgttgtttgttatgcATATTTCTCCATTCCCTTTACCTTTTTATTATTGAGTTTATCCAAAAACTTTCTACGATCATTCCCAAGTCCCAACCCCCCACACTTTCCCATTCCATTCCCTCCTTCGCTTCCCCCACCCCATCTCTCCCTCCTCTAACCCACTTCAACCCACAAACCAGACCAAGACCGTCCACCTCCGCCTCCAAATCGTCCACCGCCTCCGCCGCCGCCGCCTCTAGACCGTCTACCTTCCGCCGCCGATTCGACTTCATCATTCGGAAACTCCACCACCTCCGTCGCCGCTCGAGCTTCACCATCGCCGCTCAAGCTTCACCATTAATGGCGACTTCGAGCTTCATCCACGCAACCTCTTAATCATGGCTTTAAATAGTCAAATTCGACCAAATTTGGtattttcatggtcgaattagGCCATTAAAACCTCAAATTTGACCATGAAAATATGAGAAAATGAAGGGGAAGGCGGCGGCTAGGTCTACGGGAGAGATGCGGCGGCGGCGGCCAGGTCTACCGAGAAGAAGAGGCGGCGGCGAGGGAGAATAGGCGGCGGTGTGTGGGGTTTTCCTCCGATGCCGGTACCGCCTTCTTCTCCGGCTTCCTTTTTCCTTCCTCTGGTTTTTTCTACTGTGCTTTCTTCCCATTCTCTTTGTTCCACCAAACAATATTCTAAATCAAAGGGATGAATTAATTCCCATTCTCTTTGTTTCCCTTTGTTGATTCCATTCCCCTTACCCTCTGCGAACCAAACGCCCTCTTAAAGTCTTGTTTGGTTCATTATTagtaaaggaaaggaagagaaaggaaaggaagggaagggaaaagaaaggaaggaaaagaaggaaagagaaagataTTTATTTTTCTGCGTTTGGTTTAAAGGAAGGAATTGAAGTGAAAAGAAAGTGAATATAAATGATAGctttttattttctcttcctcccaaattcctccaattttgaGAGGAAAGGAAACTGAAATTTtactaaggccctgttcttctgaactttatttggctgaactgaactgaactgaactgaacttaatggagctgagctgaactgaactgaactgaacttaatggagctgagctgaactgaactgaactgaactgaacttaatggagctgaactgaactgaactgaaatgaaCAGAACTAAactgaatggagctgaactaaattgaattgaactgaactgaatggaactgaatgaatagtaaacaacacataatgaataatgaataatgaataatgaataatgaataatgaataatgaataatgaataatggataataaataataaataataaataataaataataaataacaaataataaataataaataattaaataattaaataattaaataattaataattaaaaataaatcataaacataatgttaatatttataacaatactcataataataaataataactacaataatcataattatttattaataacaataattacatataatattaatataataatagtaatatttaagtaataataacaattaatatatatttaagtaataaatttcaattttaattgcaatattaagaataaaaataattacaaagaaagatgaatccattcttttgaactgaactgaattgtactgaatgaagctgaactgaactaaacttaatggagctgaactgaactgaactgcaaAAAAGTCCAAAAGAACCGGGCCTAAGCATGTTTCCTCTCATTTTCTTTCCTTTCCCATCAAATCCTAAGTAATTTATCTAACCAAACATCGgaacataataaaataatttcctttcctttcttttcctccCAAATCCCTTCAACCAAACAAAGCCTAATAGGAATTGAGAGGTAAGATCTTGTAAAAATTTCAGTTTCTTTTCCTCCtaaaattggaggaatttgaAAGGAAATAGAAAACTAAAAGTTatcatttatatttattttatttccttcatttcctTCCCTTAAACCAAACGCAGGAAAATAAAATCTATTTTTCTtctcttcttttcctttcttttccatttctttcctttcttttcggCATCATGactagtttttgttttttgtttcaaATACCTACCGAGAAACAAAGGAAGTATGAGATAAATAATTTATATAAAATAGAAGAAAATTCAACATGTATCCTTTAACTTTATTATTCACTAGACCGTTGCTTCCTTAATTATATCCGATGACATTTGCGTTCATTTAAAATCGAATATTATATGCAATTGCATATGTAACATGGAGTTCTGCCATAACAAATAACTAATTCAACCTACAAACATCTCATGCAACTGATATAAAGTGATGAGAAAAATATTGGCTAAGCTAGTAAATTAAGCTAAATGAATAAGATattgaaattaatataattctTGGCTACTTTGAGTGTACAACTGGTGTCGACGATGTCCATAATGTCATCACAAGAGTCTCTAAAACTCTTGCCAGCCGAAAAAGTTCAGGAAGTAAAAATAACAGTCTGTTATGTTTTTACAGAAAAAACTTCAATGAAATGGTACGGAGTATATGTTTTGATGAAATGGTACGGAGTATATGTTTTAATTGAAGTGTTACTCTGTTTTTAATGAAATGATATTAtttttaacgaaatggtacatgtttttatcgAAAATGGTACTCTCTTTAACGAAATGGTACTCttttttaatgaaatggtactctattattcaaaaaaaatgatacTGTTTGACGATGTGATGTGTTTGCTCACACGTCACAACATGTCGCCTCACCGAGCTCGTAAAAGTAGTGTCAAAAATTTTCAGTAACACAACTTATTGTCAAATACGCATGGCCAAGTCACTACGGCTAATAATAAAAGTTAGAGTTTGGACCCTATTGTCATTGCATTAATTACCTAGACAAAAGAtgaaagaaaatacaaaaatgaaaTGAAGAAACGAAAGCAAAAGAGTGAAGGCAAGAAAAACTAGCCATCCCTTTATAACTCGTTACTCAACTGTCAAGACCGACCCCAACCTCAACCTACCCAGTTGTAGAGGACACGAGGACGGTGAACTGTATTCCCAGACAAAATAATGCATCCATCATACACATCAtccattttaattttttagagagagaaactgatTTTTTGACAGAGAATGCAAAACTGAGAGGTGAAGAACTGCAAACGCCGCGTACTCTACTTTGTAGATTTTATCCAACTACTGCAATTCTTTGTTTATCTCTAACCTTGATCTTCACTCAATTTGGTACGAGCTCAATTTCTAACTCAAATCTCGCTTTTTATTGccgatttttcttttgattaggTTGCTGTTGAGATTTTGTAGctctaattttgaatttttggtcAATTATTTGGTATTGACTTTATTGTTCTTGGTAATTGTGTTTCTTAGCTTTGTTAATTGATGTTCTGTTGATTagtgttttgtttgtttgtgtttTGGACTAGATTTGTCgattaaatgttttttttagaaTTGATAGAGTTTGTTGAATTGTGTTTCTATTTTGCTTGTAATATTGTGCAAGTTTTGGTTCAATTGTATGAATTTAGCATGTTAATCTTATTTTACTATGTGATTTTGCTCAAATTATTAGGTAAAAACTTCGAAACGTGTGGTTTGCTAGATGAGATAAACTTATATGGAGAAGACGTGACCGTGCCGTAATACTGGAGCTCAGAACTGAACAGGCATCCACAGagctaattatgattaattagtagGTCTTTTTTGGCCCTTTTTTTCCTTCCTTTTGCTGTTATAATTTCCTAATTGCTCTCTTGGACAACCAATTTCGACGAAACCGACCTATTGATAGGACCACAATTTCTGATTGATTGGTGTATAGTTTAAAGTACCTTTTTATGTTTGATTTTAGTTCTCGGTGTTCCACCGTTTGAAGTATGTAATAGGGTTTGTAAAGCCATTTTAAAGGTTCATgaaggaaattaatcttttaacaTTGGAGGAAGATGATTTTGTAGAAAAGAAGTGACGTTTAAGCTTACGTGTGGGAAAAGAAGCATATGTTTACTTCCCTTGGCAGAAATAAAGACATTTTCTGTCACAGTTATGAGAAATTTGTGGTATGTTTTGTTTAATGACCTCGTGTCACATTGTTTTACTGCATTCGAAGATGTGAAACATGGTTTTGGTTGGCTTGTATATGTGGTTGGATTGTTCTACTTTCTACTTGTCATctctttctttttgttttctgtgTGCGTGTGTCCAAGCTAATGTTAGTGCAAACACACAGCTAAGTTGTATTAGTCTATTAGAAAATTTTGTGTGTAGAATGATTGCTGTTGTTAACTTGAGTTAGATGTTGTTTATTGTTTAGGATATGGGGTGTTTTGCATCAACTCCAAAGGAGGCTGGTGGAAATAGAAGGCGGCCGAGCAATATTGGGGATGTCTCAGTCTTCGTTCCCGGGCTACGAATTCCTAAACCTGTAGATTTCTCTCAGTGCCTTGGCGATCATGTATCAAAAACTGTTGTAGATCGTTTGTCTGCTCTCAGAACACAAATTGTTGTAATGGTTGGCCATGAAGCCCTTACGGTCACGAGATCAAGAAGAAAATCTGCTACCCAACATGGTTAGTTGATCTCAAGAACAAAGAATCAATATTCAGTAACGATATGGTAGATGTTAGTTGCTTAATTGCTTGCAAGTTAAGGTAATCTCAAAACAAAATATTTACTTTATGCAGGAGGTTCAACGTTAGCCGATCTTCAGCAAGCCCTTGAAGATTACTTGCCAGTTCTGCTGGGATTAGTTAAAGATGGTATACTTCATGTCCTTTTGTTTGAATATTTCTGCTGATTGCTGACCTCAAGTAGATTCATGTTCTGTAAATTTACTGTACTTTTTTCAGGAAGCCCTTTACAACACAAGATACAATTTTCCTGGGTTAATCAGGAGGATGGTGCAGAGGTTGGGTCTCATAATTCATTTATGTTGCTGCTTGATGATTTGCTGGTTGGCTTATGGTATGCTTATATTAGGAAGTTTAACAATTGATTCCTGTCTTACATCTTTCAGGAAACTGCCATGTCCAATGCTTGGTATGAGATATTGTCTGTCCTGCATTTGATGGCAATGCTATCATTATCACAAGCCAACCTGTTACTGCTCCCCAGAATATCTGCTGATGGTTATCAGCCAAAGGTTTCAGACGGTAGGCCTAGATTCCATATTAtttcaattatttgtgtacttcTATGTTTCAAGATACCGGGATGGGGATGCTCTATTTATCAATGTCTTTGACCTACCCTTGAGAATTTAAGTTGTTGCTGCTTTGATTCTAAGTGTTGATTTTGGAAACTGAGGTGATAAGATTCTGATAGACTGGCCGAAAATGTTCAGGTCATTATTTGGTTTAGGTACTGTAATGCTGATATATATGTGTGTAATATGTATATATTACCCAAAGGTAAAAAAATCCGTTTTGATGGGGATATGGTTGGTCAATTAGGCAATCCCAAACCAAAAAAAGAACACGACGGAGTCATCGACTATAAGACACATTACAGGGGCAGATCAGAAGCCTTGGATTCTTATAGTAGTCCTACCTTGGGTATTTGTCTATAGCTTTCTAGGTCAATTGCCGTTAAAGATATAAACTGAGTGCCATTTGACGAGTAACTGAGAAAAAGGGAGAAGTTTGTAACCCAAGCTTACTTTTTCTATGAATAAAGGCTGCTCAAGTAAGAAGTTCATGAGGTGCCACCTCCTTTAGAATAAACAGTTCCTAGCAGGTTGCATAACACATAAAAGCAGCGAGCAAGAACAAAACTATGGAAATCAAATCACAAGTTTATAGCGGTAGGGGTGAGGATGTTTCATAGGATTTATATCCTCCAAAGGGTCAAGAATGAAGTTACTAGAGAAAAGGTGGACTTGACCTCCCTTGATGGTAAGATGTGTGAAACAAGACCTAGATGGTTTCTTTGTAAGAAGAGGTATCCCGATACTACAGCTTGAGATATGAAGATCGTTTTGAGAAATTATgacagaagaaaaagaaaaaccaatAAATCTTGTGCAGGGGTTTTGGGCCACCCGTAATGAGCATGTCCCTAAATAGGAAACTCCTGATATTCGGTGATACATTTAGAT
This sequence is a window from Spinacia oleracea cultivar Varoflay chromosome 1, BTI_SOV_V1, whole genome shotgun sequence. Protein-coding genes within it:
- the LOC110794305 gene encoding uncharacterized protein gives rise to the protein MADVTVEKTEEELRKELEALQRQHREISERIKDPRGLRRGGFTGNAPRNFGPNPSLKRGFVPVDRSNLKDEPPAKRRLSSAVVKVDDDGEASKGETPVSEGQSEGPAAGVSAPLSRNDQRSSVLQANPVFSMKTGGIQAENGIDHQVKEVPRVLPKDEDPRLVNRNRRMLGRLLGTLEKFKKEDMQLSGTDAYMRRSNSLQRAEEKAREESDKLRQQERERIAENRKRDLVLRARVAAKSEEKKLELLFLQWSEHHKKLTNFLRTKTEPQIYYMFAKPPTEEDAELSGQKKEQAFLEWKTARRVELSAYQKEINEQYIANVEKDLDRWLTARKSRNPNNDANLQETMDKELETHRLEHGPKARKIPGANNEDEEEEVEDINVGEDDMLDDVLGLDDNERADEPTKHEEDDGSISITSNAVVE